The following coding sequences lie in one Arachis hypogaea cultivar Tifrunner chromosome 4, arahy.Tifrunner.gnm2.J5K5, whole genome shotgun sequence genomic window:
- the LOC112795829 gene encoding protein ABCI12, chloroplastic — protein sequence MFMYSNHATATFCFPSTFLPLPTTIASIPKTFLPTLSSPKPLFSLRTPTPIPIRAAASSNSADNNGNANWTKWVPAGSLAADKVLRLIAGATASPIGQFVSSPTTFLHSIDPRVKLVWLLALVILPARSHIIMQFGLVAYLTLISVWVLPREVWMDQLGRVYLLSALLFITLGLGADGVPPLVQLRTPTPALMGLPNLPVSLTGYSYVIAKLGPLTFTRKGLSIASTAACLTFMVFQSASLCLTTTTPEQLAFALRWFLLPLKYIGVSVSEIVLTLLLSLRFISLVFDEVRNIALGIVSRRVNWKQLSTMETIDIFFNYFRRIFKNIFSHAEQISQAMIARGFKGDSGDHKLYFLAESSFGMADIVCLLFLTIIIGAAFLSEYYLV from the exons ATGTTCATGTACTCCAACCATGCCACTGCCACCTTCTGTTTCCCCTCCACTTTCCTcccactcccaaccaccatagcCTCCATTCCCAAAACCTTCTTACCAACACTTTCCTCACCAAAACCCCTCTTCTCTCTCAGAACCCCTACGCCTATTCCAATCAGGGCTGCTGCTTCATCAAACAGCGCCGACAATAACGGTAACGCAAACTGGACTAAGTGGGTCCCTGCTGGTTCCCTCGCAGCCGATAAGGTCCTCAGGTTGATTGCCGGCGCCACCGCCAGTCCCATTGGCCAGTTCGTGTCCTCGCCCACTACCTTTCTTCACTCCATCGATCCTAGAGTCAAATTG GTATGGCTTTTAGCTCTGGTTATTCTTCCGGCAAGGTCACATATAATTATGCAATTTGGATTAGTAGCATACTTGACTCTGATTTCAGTTTGGGTTCTGCCAAGAGAAGTTTGGATG GATCAATTGGGGAGAGTTTATTTGCTGTCAGCATTGTTATTCATAACATTAGGGCTAGGTGCAGATGGTGTGCCCCCACTTGTTCAGTTGAGAACTCCAACACCTGCATTGATGGGGCTTCCTAATCTTCCTGTATCATTAACAGGTTATTCGTATGTAATCGCCAAGTTAGGTCCATTAACCTTTACAAGGAAAGGCTTATCCATAGCAAGCACTGCTGCCTGTTTGACTTTTATG GTATTTCAAAGTGCTAGTCTCTGCCTCACAACTACGACCCCTGAACAACTAGCATTTGCATTGCGATGGTTTTTGCTCCCTCTGAAATATATAGGTGTCTCTGTGTCAGAAATTGTGCTTACCCTTTTACTGTCATTGAGATTCATCAGTCTAGTTTTTGATGAG GTTCGAAACATTGCTTTAGGGATTGTATCTCGCAGGGTAAATTGGAAACAATTGAGTACTATGGAGACAATTGATA TCTTCTTTAACTACTTCCGGCGaatcttcaaaaatattttcagccATGCAGAACAAATTTCTCAG GCTATGATAGCCAGAGGTTTTAAAGGGGACAGTGGTGATCATAAACTCTACTTCTTGGCAGAATCATCTTTTGGAATGGCAGATATTGTATGCTTGTTGTTCTTGACAATTATCATTGGAGCTGCTTTTCTATCTGAGTACTACCTTGTGTGA
- the LOC112795826 gene encoding glutamine synthetase leaf isozyme, chloroplastic: MAQILAPSTQWQMRITKPSQNASPITSKMWSSLVLRPNKKVGATSSAKFRVMAIKSDNSTINRLEQLLNLDVSPYTDKIIAEYIWIGGTGIDVRSKSRTIPRPVEHPSELPKWNYDGSSTGQAPGEDSEVILYPQAIFKDPFRGGNNILVICDSYTPQGEPIPTNKRHKAAEIFSNPKVQAEVPWYGIEQEYTLLQTNVKWPLGWPTGGYPGPQGPYYCGAGADKSFGRDISDAHYKACLYAGINISGTNGEVMPGQWEYQVGPSVGIEAGDHIWCSRYILERITEQAGVVLSLDPKPIEGDWNGAGCHTNYSTKSMREDGGFEVIKKAILNLSLRHVDHISAYGEGNERRLTGKHETASIDTFSWGVANRGCSIRVGRDTEKNGKGYLEDRRPASNMDPYVVTGLLAETTLLWEPTLEAEALAAQKLALKV, from the exons ATGGCACAGATTTTGGCACCCTCTACACAATGGCAGATGAGAATCACAAAACCCTCACAAAATGCAAGCCCAATTACTTCAAAAATGTGGAGTTCTTTAGTGTTGAGACCAAACAAGAAAGTTGGTGCTACCAGCTCTGCCAAATTTAGAGTGATGGCAATCAAGTCCGATAACAGCACAATCAACAGGCTAGAGCAGCTACTTAATTTGGATGTATCGCCATACACTGACAAGATCATTGCTGAATACATTTG GATTGGTGGAACAGGAATCGATGTGCGCAGTAAATCAAGA ACAATTCCAAGGCCGGTTGAACATCCTTCAGAGCTCCCTAAGTGGAACTATGACGGATCTAGCACTGGACAGGCACCTGGTGAAGACAGTGAAGTAATCTTATA TCCTCAAGCAATTTTCAAAGATCCTTTCCGTGGTGGTAACAATATTTTG GTAATTTGCGATTCCTACACACCACAAGGTGAGCCCATCCCTACAAACAAGAGACATAAAGCTGCCGAAATTTTCAGTAACCCAAAGGTCCAAGCTGAAGTTCCATG GTATGGAATAGAGCAAGAGTACACCTTACTTCAAACAAATGTGAAATGGCCTCTAGGTTGGCCTACTGGTGGCTACCCTGGCCCTCAG GGTCCATATTACTGTGGTGCTGGGGCTGACAAGTCATTCGGACGCGATATATCCGATGCTCATTACAAGGCTTGCTTATATGCCGGAATTAACATCAGTGGTACCAATGGGGAAGTTATGCCTGGACAG TGGGAGTACCAAGTTGGTCCTAGTGTTGGTATTGAAGCTGGTGATCATATCTGGTGTTCAAGGTACATCCTTGAG AGGATTACTGAACAAGCTGGCGTTGTTCTCTCTCTTGATCCAAAACCAATTGAG GGTGACTGGAATGGTGCTGGTTGCCACACCAATTACAG TACAAAGAGCATGAGGGAAGATGGAGGCTTCGAGGTGATAAAGAAGGCGATTTTGAATCTATCGCTTCGCCATGTGGATCACATTAGCGCATATGGAGAAGGAAATGAGAGAAGGTTGACAGGAAAGCATGAAACAGCCAGCATAGACACATTCTCTTGG GGAGTCGCTAACCGTGGTTGCTCAATCCGTGTGGGAAGAGACACAGAAAAGAATGGCAAAG GTTACTTGGAAGACAGGCGCCCGGCTTCAAACATGGATCCATATGTTGTGACAGGATTACTTGCAGAGACTACTCTCCTGTGGGAGCCAACTCTGGAGGCTGAAGCTCTTGCAGCTCAGAAGTTAGCATTAAAGGTCTAA